In a single window of the Gadus chalcogrammus isolate NIFS_2021 chromosome 20, NIFS_Gcha_1.0, whole genome shotgun sequence genome:
- the lypd6b gene encoding ly6/PLAUR domain-containing protein 6B yields the protein MALPMALQTITAVQVLSLVAICSAVGKSDRVNFYNIKPPVQATPFPNSFKCFTCERARDNYNCNIWAEDKWCSEDTQFCMSVHHFHSTHGKTKFVTKRCAAQEECRQSGCRHHKETGHTECVSCCEGMICNVEVPTNHTNAVFSLRAIALGSAPCQTTPPWKTLVLTLGLCGQFIL from the exons ATGGCTTTACCCATGGCTCTGCAAACTATCACCGCAGTTCAAGTCCTGTCCCTAGTGGCCATATGCAGCGCGGTGGGGAAGAGCGATCGCGTCAACTTCTACAACATAAAACCACCAGTTCAGG CCACACCATTCCCCAATAGTTTTAAGTGCTTCACCTGTGAGCGAGCGCGGGACAACTACAACTGTAACATCTGGGCTGAGGACAAGTGGTGTTCAGAAG ACACTCAGTTCTGTATGTCAGTACACCACTTCCACTCCACTCATGGAAAAACCAAGTTTGTGACAAAGAGATGCGCTGCACAAGAGGAGTGCCGCCAGTCGGGCTGCAGGCACCACAAGGAGACAGGGCACACG GAGTGCGTGTCTTGCTGCGAGGGAATGATCTGCAACGTCGAGGTTCCCACCAATCACACCAACGCCGTGTTCTCCCTGAGAGCAATAGCGCTCGGATCGGCGCCGTGCCAGACGACCCCTCCCTGGAAGACCCTGGTTCTAACCCTCGGGTTGTGTGGACAGTTCATATTGTGA